The Paracoccaceae bacterium Fryx2 nucleotide sequence TCAGTCAGCGGGTGATTTGGGAATCCTCAAACGTCAACAGGCCCTAGTGAAACTCTACACCAGCGGCGCGCAGTCGTGGACGCGGACGATCACCAAGCCTGTGGCCGGAACTGTGGCGATAGCTTTGAACGGTGCAATACAAATCAGCGGTTGGACGATCAACACGGCAACTGGTGCCGTCACCTTCGCGTCGGCTCCATCGCCGGGCGTCACGATCACCGCCGGTTTCGAATTCGATGTACCCGTCCGGTTCGATACCGACACGTTGGACGTCACCCTCGATTTCGAGCGGCTGGGCTCAATCACATCCATTCCCCTGATTGAGGTGCGCCGATGAAATCCCTCCCCACTGGCATGCAGGCCCATCTCGACGATGGCACCACAACGCTGGCGTGGTGCTGGCGCATCGAGCGGGCCGATGGCGTGATTTTTGGTTTCACCGATCATGATCGCGCCTTGATCATCGCAGGCACATCTTACGAGCCCGACACCGGTTTCGCCGCCTCCGAAATCCGCGCCAGCGCCGACTTTTCGGTCGACGGGCAGGATGCCGAAGGCGCGCTGCGTTCCGACCGGATCACCGAGACCGATATTCTCGATGGCCGCTGGGACAACGCGGCGATCGAGGTCTGGCGGGTAAACTGGGAGAATGTCGCGCAGCGGGTGCTGATGCGGCGCGGCAATCTCGGCCAGATCAGGCGGGGCAAGCAGGTGTTCGTGGCAGAGGTGCGGTCGCTGACGCATTTCCTCAATCAGCCGGTGGGGCGGACGTACCAGTATTATTGCGACGCGGAACTTGGCGATACGCGATGCGGGGTCAATCTGGCAGCGCCCAGTTATTCCGGCAGCGGATCGGTGGCGGCGGTGTCCGGCGATCGCAGTTTCACTACCGCAGGTCTTGGCGGCTTTGCGGTAAACTGGTTTGCGCTGGGCCGGGTGGAATGGACCAGCGGTGCAAATGCCGGGCGGCGCGCCGAGGTGTCGATCCATTCTGTTGCGGTGGGTCTGGCGCAGATCACTCTGATCGAGGCCCCGGTGCGGGCGATCGCCCCGGGTGATGGGTTTTTCATCCAGGCGGGCTGCGACAAGCAGTTTGCAACCTGCCGCACAAAATTCGGCAATGGGGTCAACTTCAGCGGATTTCCGGCGATACCCGGCGACGACACCATTGTGCGCTATCCAACGCAGGGCGATGGCAGTTCGGGGCAGCCGCTATGACCGGTGCATCTGCTGACCGGGTGATTGCCACCGCCCGGCGATGGCTCGGCACGCCCTATGTCCATCAGGCCAGCGTGCTGGGGGCCGGTTGTGATTGTCTTGGCCTCGCGCGTGGGATCTGGCGCGACTTGCATGGGCCTGAACCGGTTACCCCGCCGCCCTACACCCGCGACTGGGGCGAGGCAGGCGGGGCGGAAGTGCTGGCCGAAGCGGCGCGACGCTTCCTTAAGGAAATTCCTATCGCCACCGCCGGACCCGGCGCGCTGATCCTGTTCCGCATGGCGCGCGGGGGCCCCGCCAAACACTGCGGCATCCGCATCGAGATCGGCCAAATCCACGCCTATGAGGGCGCGGGCGTCATCGAAGAGCCGTGGAGCCCGATCTGGGCGCGCAAAGCGGCCTTTGCTTTTCTCTATCCGGAGTAACTCACCATGGCAGCAATCCTTCTCGGCGGCATCGGCTCGGCGCTGGGCGCGGGCTTCGGCGGCTCCATCCTTGGCCTGTCCGGGGCGGTGATCGGCGGCGGCATCGGATCACTGATCGGCACCGCCATCGACTCTCGCATCATCGCATCCTTTGCACCCGACCAGCGGCAGGAGGGCGCGCGGCTGGACGAATTGCGCGTCACCAGCGCCACAGAAGGGGCCGTGATCCCGCGCATTTACGGCCGGATGCGCGTCGGCGGCAACATCATCTGGGCCACGGATTTCCGTGAGGTCTATTCCGAAACCCGCCAGGGCGGCGGCGGCAAGGGCGGCGGTGGCGGCGTTGTGGTCG carries:
- a CDS encoding peptidase, producing MTGASADRVIATARRWLGTPYVHQASVLGAGCDCLGLARGIWRDLHGPEPVTPPPYTRDWGEAGGAEVLAEAARRFLKEIPIATAGPGALILFRMARGGPAKHCGIRIEIGQIHAYEGAGVIEEPWSPIWARKAAFAFLYPE
- a CDS encoding DUF2163 domain-containing protein, coding for MKSLPTGMQAHLDDGTTTLAWCWRIERADGVIFGFTDHDRALIIAGTSYEPDTGFAASEIRASADFSVDGQDAEGALRSDRITETDILDGRWDNAAIEVWRVNWENVAQRVLMRRGNLGQIRRGKQVFVAEVRSLTHFLNQPVGRTYQYYCDAELGDTRCGVNLAAPSYSGSGSVAAVSGDRSFTTAGLGGFAVNWFALGRVEWTSGANAGRRAEVSIHSVAVGLAQITLIEAPVRAIAPGDGFFIQAGCDKQFATCRTKFGNGVNFSGFPAIPGDDTIVRYPTQGDGSSGQPL